CGGATACAAGGCGGGTGCTTTTACAGGCAGTGCAGCTCGTGGGGCAAAAGGAAAGATCGACCTTGCCAAAGGTGGTACCCTTTTTCTTGATGAAATCGGTGAAATCCCCGTTGAGTTGCAGGCCAAACTACTACGAGTCATCGAGGATAAAAGTTTTTATCGTGTTGGCGGCTTGGAGAAAGTTCATGCAGATATTCGTATTATTGCCGCGACTAATCTTGATTTAGACGAGCGTATGGAACAAGGGCTTTTTCGCAAAGATTTGTATTACAGGTTGCGAGTCGGTTCCATCATGGTTCCGTCCCTGCGTGAGCGACCTGACGATATTGTTCCGCTGGCGAAACTATTTCTCACCAATTTTGCTAAAAAGCGTGGCAAAAATTTTACGGACATATCACCGAACGCTGCGCAGTTGCTGATGGTTCATCCGTGGCCTGGGAACGTGCGAGAATTGAAGAACACATTAGAGTGGGTTTCGGTTATGCATGACGCACCGGAATTGCTTCCAGAACATCTGGCTACAATTCTCACCGATAATCGAGGGTATGCCGTAGTAGCTTCATCGCAAGCTGCTGTGATTCCTTCATCGAAGTCTAAAAAAAGACGTAAAAAGCCAACGGAAAAAGAAATAGACGATGCTCTGGCTGCAACCTCCGGCAATAAGACACAAGCCGCTTTGTTGCTCGGAATATCTATTCGAATGCTTTACTACAGAATTTCGAACAGAAAAGACGATAATATTAACGATAAATAGTCGGCTACCCTAGCGTATAAAGCAGCTTGCACGCTTAAAAACGACGGGCACAGCCTGCTACAATATTTTTGGAAACGCTGGTTTTTCGCATTTGAAAAGCCAGTTTTTTTATGGAGATTACAAAATGAAACTCGATACAACGGGTCTTGATAATTTTATTGATGAAAAGGCGATATGGGGCATTGTAAATCAAAACGCCGATGCATCCACAGGTCGCGTTCAGGAAATCCTCGATAAGGCGCTTGAAGCTAAAGGGCTGACTCTCGAAGAAACAGCTTGTTTGTTACAGACTGAAGATCCGGAATTAAATGAGGCAATTCTGGAAACTGCCGGTAAGGTCAAGCAAGCCATCTACGGTAAGCGTGTCGTCCTTTTTGCCCTCTCTACATTACAAACGAATGTAGTAACCGCTGTGCATATTGCGGATTCAAGGACACTAACACTGAACTCGTTCGCCGAACTCTCAATCCTGCTGAAATAAAAAAAGAGGTCAGCATTCTTGAGGATATCGGTCATAAGCGTTTGTTGTTGGTGTACGGCGAACATCCTAAATTTGGTGGAGACTGGATCGCGGAGACCGTGCGTACTGTTTACGAAACAGTTTCTGAAAAGAGTGGCGAGATTCGGCGCGTTAACATCAACTGTGCTCCGTTGGACGTTGAAGGTTTCCGTAAATTGCATGAGGTGGGTATTGGAACGTACCAATGTTTTCAGGAGACCTACCATTCCCAGACATATGCAGAACTTCATCCACGAGGTCATAAAAAGCATTTCCTGTGGAGACTCCATGCGATGCATAGAGCGATGGAGGCCGGAATTGATGATGTAGGCATGGGGGCGTTACTTGGTTTGTATGACTACCGTTTCGATATCATTGCATTACTAGCTCACGCAGCAGAGTTGGAAAAACGTTTTGGTGTCGGGCCGCATACGCTGTCTTTCCCTCGTCTTGAGCCTGCTTTGAATTCAGATATTGCTTTTAATCCTCCATATCCGATTTCAGACACCCAGTTTAAGCGTCTTGTGGCTGTGTTACGTCTTGCGGTTCCTTTTACCGGACTGATCCTGAGCACTCGGGAAAACAAGGAGATGCGACGCGAGCTTCTTGATATAGGTGTTTCGCAGCTTAGTGCGGGTTCCCGCACATACCCAGGTGCGTATTCTGATCCGAATTTTGATCGCCCTGAAGTCCAACAGTTTTGTGTTGGTGATAATCGTAATCTTGATGAAGTTATTCAAGAAATTGTGCAGCACGGATATACTCCATCATGGTGTACTGCTTGCTACCGCGAGGGAAGAACGGGCGAAGAATTTATGAAGTTGGCTAAAAACGGCTTTATCCAGAATTTTTGTCGTCCCAATGCACTACTTACGTTCAACGAGTACTTACAGGACTACGCTAGCGAAGCTACTCGCGATGTTGGACACAAGCTTATTCAAGACGAAGTAGAAAAGGGCTCGGGAACGTGCCAAAAGAATTTGGAAGACCGTTTGTCGCGTATCGAACAGGGTGAACGGGATTTGTATTTGTAGTAACAATGGGGTTAGCGCACGGAGCTGCCATTTATGGTAGCTCTGTTTTTTTATGAGCTACCTCAAGCTGAGCGAAACCTATTGAGAGCAACGGTAACGTATTGTTTACGAGACGTAATCCCCAAAATGTATCTCACTGGAGCGTGCTAAAAAATTTCCTAAGTTGAAAAATTCTTGCACATGGTTGCATGCTCCAATGCAGGTATGTAAGTATTGACTTATGTTTTTTGCAAAGATACTTGTCATGACAACTTTTTAATAAGTAGAGCTCATGAAATTTAATAGTCTAGAGTCAGTCGGTATGCTGATGGTTCGATTGGGCGCGATGTTTAAAGTAGAATTCCACGCAAGGTTAAAACCCTACGATGTTACAACAGAACAATGGGCGCTGCTGTATTGCTTGTGGAAGGAGGACGGAGTCGCGCAGTCCGCGTTGGCTGAATGTTGCAATAAAGATTTGCCGACAGTCCATAGGATTCTTAAGAAGTTGCTTCAAAAAAAGTTAGTTAAACTGAGAAAATCCTCGAAAGACGGGAGGGTTTCTTTCGTTTTTTTAACAGAGAATGGGCAAGCGTTGAAAGCTCCCCTTGATGAATTGGCTTGTTCTTTAGAGGCGCAGATTGCGGGAAGTTTCTCAGATGAGGAATTAGCCTGTTTAAAGAGAATTACATTAGAAAGGATTGAGTTCGGCGAATGAGAAAGGCGGCTTGATACTTGTTTTTGTATGAGACTGCTTAATGCGACTGCTTAATGCGACGGTTTGATGGTATCGTAAATTTTTGATGTTTAAGGGCGCATGTTTTTTGCGCCTGAATGATGAGATTGCGTAGGTATAACGGGTTAAAACAAGATGGCGTATCTGTTTTGGTCATACCAATCTTCATCAGTTGTCTCTGGCGTTGTTGCAGTTAGCAGGAGTATGAATGTAGAGCGCTTTTATGTGAAATATGTAGGGAAGATCATAAAAGCTCAACGACCTTTACGTTTGTATCCTCGCAGCACAATTCTTCCATGAAGATTGAAGGTCTTGATATGTTAGACCTTGCGCCAGAGCAATTTGACTAGTGATGAGAGTCGCTAGCTACGCATGTTTTTGAGTGTACAAATTAAAATTCTGAATAATTACTCAATGAAACGTGTTGCCCAACCCAACTCGTTTACCTTCTGGAACGTTGAGTTTTATTTAGAAAACAACAGCTCTTGCGACAGTGTCGTAAGAGCTGTTGTGATATGCACCCCAATAAAAAATGTCAGGTTGGGGTTTTTGTGAATCAATAACGGGTTATGATTATTGATTCTATGGGGATGTAGTTTTGGTACCTATATCCACGTGAAAGCAGACGCATTTTGCTGCGTATGAGTCGGCTTTTTGTTGATTGCAAAGCACTCAACGGGTGTTTTTTCCTTAAACAAAGACTGAGGCCGCTTCATATTGTCGAGGCTTATGTGAAGCGGCACTCAGTCTATATAATCTGCTTTGTAATAGGCAACTACAAAACGTCGTTTACAGGTGTGTGCGTAAGATCAAAGGCATCACACACTGCTTTGTAGGTAACTTTGCCTTCGTGAACGTTAAGGCCAAGTTTGATTTCATTGTTATCGATGCAGGCCTGTTTCCAACCCTTGTTTGCAATTTCGATAGCGTATGGGAGTGTAGCGTTGGTGAGTGCCATTGTGGATGTCATTGGAACTGCACCCGGAATGTTTGCGACGCAGTAATGAACAATTCCGTCCACTTCATAGGTTGGGTCTGTATGCGTGGTCGCTTTGGAAGTTTCGAAACAACCACCCTGATCGATTGCGACATCAACCAATGCAGAACCTTTTTTCATAAGTTTCAAGTCGTCACGGGTGATAACTGCCGGAGCTTTTGCACCCGGGATGAGCACTGCGCCAATCACGAGATCCATTTCTGGAAGAAGGTTCTGAATAGCGCCTTTAGAAGACATGAGGGTGGTGCAGTTTGCAGGCATCACATCATCAAGGTAACGCAGACGGTCAAGGCTGATATCCATAAGGAATACCTGTGCACCAAGACCACACGCCATTTTAGCTGCCTGAACACCAACAACGCCGCCGCCGATGACCATAACTTTAGCAGGGGCAACACCCGGCACGCCGCCGAGAAGCTTGCCGAGACCACCGG
This sequence is a window from Halodesulfovibrio sp. MK-HDV. Protein-coding genes within it:
- a CDS encoding sigma-54 dependent transcriptional regulator → MRILLVDDDEATRHSLAEYLTLLGHAVTSCSDAESALDVCRNHRFEMVLSDIQMPGKTGIELVREVKSMSGSYFPDVVLYTGHSDLELAIGALRAGAYDYMTKPINMEELRSILNRVAEHQALLAENDRLTKKFDEVVAEATNDFRAELTRLQELLEKQAGLDNIGIFSEPMWQVVSQAKRYHEDRELPVLIQGETGVGKDIVAKIIHYGPDQSSLPFVAINCAALPATLFESELFGYKAGAFTGSAARGAKGKIDLAKGGTLFLDEIGEIPVELQAKLLRVIEDKSFYRVGGLEKVHADIRIIAATNLDLDERMEQGLFRKDLYYRLRVGSIMVPSLRERPDDIVPLAKLFLTNFAKKRGKNFTDISPNAAQLLMVHPWPGNVRELKNTLEWVSVMHDAPELLPEHLATILTDNRGYAVVASSQAAVIPSSKSKKRRKKPTEKEIDDALAATSGNKTQAALLLGISIRMLYYRISNRKDDNINDK
- a CDS encoding MarR family winged helix-turn-helix transcriptional regulator, coding for MKFNSLESVGMLMVRLGAMFKVEFHARLKPYDVTTEQWALLYCLWKEDGVAQSALAECCNKDLPTVHRILKKLLQKKLVKLRKSSKDGRVSFVFLTENGQALKAPLDELACSLEAQIAGSFSDEELACLKRITLERIEFGE
- the ald gene encoding alanine dehydrogenase, whose product is MIIGILKEIKVKENRVCMTPAGVVAMKANGHDVLVEKNAGIGSGFSNDEYVAAGATIIDTPAEICQKAEMVMHVKEPQPSEYGMLRKGQILFTYLHLAADEPQTQGLIKSGATCIAYETIQKADKSLPLLTPMSEVAGRMAVQQGAKVLEATTGGLGKLLGGVPGVAPAKVMVIGGGVVGVQAAKMACGLGAQVFLMDISLDRLRYLDDVMPANCTTLMSSKGAIQNLLPEMDLVIGAVLIPGAKAPAVITRDDLKLMKKGSALVDVAIDQGGCFETSKATTHTDPTYEVDGIVHYCVANIPGAVPMTSTMALTNATLPYAIEIANKGWKQACIDNNEIKLGLNVHEGKVTYKAVCDAFDLTHTPVNDVL